Within Diospyros lotus cultivar Yz01 chromosome 15, ASM1463336v1, whole genome shotgun sequence, the genomic segment tattttggtatatgtataaACAGTTGTATGACAACGTTGTATCATTTGAtagtttgtattttatattttgtgtatggATACACCTTGTACGAAACTCGTGGTAAGCCATGAcattttgatgtatttattcCGCTATGTTATATCATATCTCGTTTAATCTTAAgtttattgatcttgttagttaaacgagtaAGGCTGGGGTTCTCAGGAtttttacctgcatgtgaagattgctcTTGGAATCACCGCGGGCGTCGGCCAATGTATGTGACGAGTgttttatctgcatgtgaagattgttctcatGGCGTCGCGTGTGatagtctaaaaaaaaaaaaaaagatccccaaaaatttccttatagtgacgtgcccatgtaaggcggggtgttacatcgAGCTTCAGCGAGGTGTGACCTTGCTCTGACGACCTTAGCCTTTAGCTATTGGGCTTTAGGAGATTGAGCCAGACTGCTGGGTCGAATCCAACCCATAAGAAGTGGTCcgaaaaatacccataacaataactaacttaagcattaaaGAGTTTGTGTAAGGACATCCACCCGCACCCCCAATCGGTTGTTCATCTCAACAGGTCATCTGTTTAGGAGGGAATCATTCGGCCATCAAGGACGCATCCAATCATCAACAAGGCACCTGATCATCAGGCATTCGGTCATCCCAAAGGCACTTGATCATTTGCATACAGACCTATAGGTTTCATGATCATCTACACTAAAGTCCGGTCTTAGGATCACTTGTGCTTAGAGTGGGGACTCTCAGAATCACTGGCATCCAGACTTGAAACTCTCATAATCAttctttgaaattattttttctcgcattataaaataattattatattaaaataataacaaatttttaaaaaataaaataattaatttaacattcaCGCCAAAATTGAACGTGCCATTAGAACACTTTGGCCCACTTGGCATGGTGGTCGTTTCCTTGCGTTTGGTGGCCGTtgagaaacacaaaaaaagTAATGCTatcttataattatattaattaaagttGAGAAACCAAAAAGTTATGTTAccttataattataataattagttttgacttcaaaGTTGCATTAAACCAACAAATAATGATTTAAAAAGGGCCAAAAAGAAGCACCTTTTTAACGTCCATAAAAGATGCTTTATGCATTAACACGTGCACCTAAATCGAAATATTAATATGTAGACCAGTGGGCTAAAATCAATTGGATTCTTTAGTATTTACGCTGACGTCAACGCTTAGAAGTTtgatttgataataaaaaatatttaaaaaatgggCCCAATTgtaatttacttattttctgaattgaattttgaaatttgtttaaatattaAGAATCTTAACATGTGAAGCCGCGTTTGGAAGGGCCCTTTTGCCTTGAGCTTGACCCCTTGACCTCGTAAGCTGTAGCGACAAGGCAAGGCTGGACTCCCACGTTTATGGCCACATGTTATTAATGTATGACATGTTTAGTATTATTGCGTTGTGATTGTTGTATCACATTGTgttttattgtattattattattttataaaaataatattgataaatagGACTTGGTAATTGAATATGGTGTTGATAAAATAGTTTtcgattaatattttatttgtgtgtataaatatataaaatgactaataagaaatattaatatattaaataattattatgaaaAGTAACTATTATTGctaagataaaataataaattaagtcAGTCTTACGATTGACCTACAAGAAATAAACCAGTTAGGGGCGTGGGTGAGTCTCAGCTGCACACTTTCCAAGACTTAAGTCAGTCTTGTACTCAAAGtatagtaaataaatttatattttgagcaAAATAGTAAATACACATTTAGTAAAAGATGAGTCTTTTATTTACAAGAAAGGAGACTAATAGGTCGAAAGAGACTCGCAATCTTCAATGGATATTTATAGGTAATGATATTGAAATAAATGACTAAAAATAGTCTTTCGAATAGCAATTGTTGAGTGACTTATAAATTTCAAGTAGAATCTCTCGGAAGCATCGATAGAGACTCCTAGATAAGAACACTTGATTTTTGTCTCAATCAATTGAATTAGTGTAACTTAGTTTGAGGGTCACTCGATGAGGTCAATTGATTTTAGCTATTCTGTCACTCACTTGGTTAATCGACTATCCTCTATGAGTTACTCTAACAACCTGAGTTAGTCTCTCGATAGTCACTCACTCTAGTTTCTCAATACTCAACTAACTCCTCTTACTTACTCAACTAGGTATATGGTCTCTCGCCCAAGTCTTTTGCCTAGGTTTGATGTGAgcttctttctttatgcttggaCTTATCATTAGACATAACAATAACATAattatgaaaagagaaattgttATAAAGTAAATAGAATTTATGATTATGGAtcgtattaatttttttttgataaataagtaAGGAGTCTCTAGcttgaacttattttttttaaggaaacAATTATTCTTTAAagacaaaattacacttaccgAACGtcttttttcaaagaaaaaaagataaaaaaaaattattgtgcttaaaaacacaattatttaaaaaagactcagtattattaatgaattatttCACAATATATGTGCTATTTTTTTACGTTTATCAATCAGTATTTTTCCTGCTAATACGATCCATGTTACCAACAAATTATATCAATTGGACGAACTGATCATTTCATTTGACATTACCATTTCAAGTAGTATTAGAAGGTTATTCTCTATACTGCTATGTTGTTGTTTTACAATCAAAAGTTCTAGAAAAGTAATGTTTAatgaaatatgattttatttttagggTTATGTTTGTATTATTTAATGTAGAAAGTACGAAGAGTTCTCAATTGTACAACCTTTGGTCCGTAACATCTCAGTCACTTGAGAATTTTCAGGCTGCCATACCCCAGACTGAATGGGTCAGATAGGTGAGTCACGGCCGAAATCCAGActctaatgttgtgaatatacGCAGATTATAGACGCATGCATGAAaatagatttaaatattttaaagaagACTTTGTTTGGTTGCAAGAAAAGAAGGAGTCCTGTCCAATAACTTGATATAGCTTTTTTTAAAATGCcgcttaattttaaaaagatttttcCATCATGTGCCTCTAAACACacaggataaaaaaaaataaatcaccttatttttagataaaatttattttatattatattttgaggctcaaaatattcttatttttagataaaataaataccttatatatatatttttttcctaagtGATACCGATAGCTTACTCACGTCACCAATTAATAGGTTGGGGGGATTCAAgtctaatatatattattatcatagATTGTGAACTTTAAGTGGATTGACATTTCCATGAAAGTAAGTTTAAGACATTGTTTGTGAACGCGAAATTTGGACAAATAAGTGTGAAAGGAGATCGTCTGGAAGACGAGAGAGCCCAAACATGGCGTTTCAGCTGTCGACTGTTTCCACGTTGTACCGGAGCTGACCGAGTCGCGACGCCAGCGCGAACTACCATTTACGCGACTCCCCTTCTTCATATTATCGGATCCATCCTCTCGTCTTCTCCGTACTACGACTCGTCCTCTCTCGCCTTCATCCCGCtgattgattctcttcttgacTTCTCCAACGAGATCGTCTTGCTGTTTCTCTGGATTTCTCAGGTACTTCCTTAACTcatggatttttcttttgattctgTGAATTTCGCCTGATTTAGATTTCTCGTCTTCTTTCGGTACGGAATGGATGTTGTTGAATCGACTGTGACCAAgctctttttgtttttagtgCTTAATTTGTTGCTTTACTTCTTTAGAGTTTCAAACTTTTAAGCATTGCACGAATCTTTTATGCATTTGCTTAGCCGTTTACATAACTTTCGGCGGCGCTACGGTGAATTTTGTTCGTTTAGCTTCGGAGAGAGGATATTTCGCAAAAACTGGGGTTTTTCTTGGACTGTTGTTTCAGGAAAATCTATCTCTTTGGGAATTTCGTTGAtcaatttttgttatcatcaagaGTAAAATAAGAAGTCTTCACCAAAATCACCTCCCCTTtcttaaattcataaataattaaCTTAAGAATCAAAATCATCCTTCATTAATGTCACAAAGCTAACAGTTGTCTAGAAAAACAATGCAATATTGTAATACAATTTCCATGCCCAGGAATCTTAACAACGATCTTATTTCACTTATATTTTCTTATCCCGGTGATGATGCCTTTGTAATGAAGTTTCAGCTTCAAGTTGCTGGCGCTACCTTCAAAGCACATGTACTTGAGAGAATTCAAAATTCCTGGTATTACTAAAATTCTAAGAGCCAAACTTTTGGTTCTTTTTAGTTATAATAGGAAAGTCAGACTTTAATGTTGGGCAAATGCTAATCATATGAATTAAGAGCGCAAAGCTATAGTTAGGCTGAGATTTGTTAAAGATAGCAGTCCAATGATAATTTTCAGCACCTCATAGTTAACTTTTGCATTAGGTAGATCAATGCTAATTCATGGATTAACTCCAAAAATTTTcttacttaacaaaaaaaaaaatccaaaaatttgacaaaaattgcaaaaatattGACTAAAATTACAGAAAGGCCCCTACCTGAATTcttaagttttcttttttctttttctttttattgataaagattatatatatgtaaactcTTGAGATAATCTGCAGCACTTAACCTTCTATGTATACTTTTGTATATGGGATAACGTAAGTCTGTCTATGCTCCAGTTTGGCAGGTTTAATTTTGGTTCCTATCTGAAGCATTAGTCAGAAAGTGCTATTGTAAAGGCTGGTCATTTGGTCTATCACACCGTAATGACttgtttctcatttttattcGGTAGGAGGGCCGGTTCATCAACTAAACAGTCTACTGAATTTGATGAAGGTAAACTCTTGGCTGTTACAGAAGAAACATATAAAGTTGAAATATTTTAACTGATCACATATAGGAATTCTCAATTTTTCTAATGTATGTGTCTATAAAATCTATCAAGACAATATCTACTTTCGTCATATTCCTATTCTAATCTGAAAGGTCCTGATATTGTATTATGAGCAGAGCTTTCAGGAGTCCCTAATGTTAATCTCTACACATATAAAGAGCTACAAATTGCTACGAGTGATTTTAGCATGATCCATAAAATTGGTGAGGGTGGTTTTGGTTCTGTCTATAAGGTAATTGAAAAGTGTCTTCTGTTAAATGCTTCCGAAATCATGTAATAGAATGCTTATATATGATCTTTGTTCTGTAGACTAAACCTTGTTTCCCATTAAAAATTTTTGCTGATTGTCAGGGAAGGCTTAAAAATGGAAAGATTGCTGCTATAAAGGTTCTTTCAGCTGAATCAAGACAAGGATTACGGGAGTTCTTGACAGAAATTAAAGTGATTTCAGATATTGAGCATGAAAACTTAGTCAAGCTCTATGGATGTTGCGCAGAAGGGGATCACAGAATTCTGGTCTACAACTACCTTGAGAATAACAGCCTTGCGCAGACACTACTTGGTAATTCCATTATCTTATGATTGGTTTGGAAGTTTATGTCTTGAATACTTCTAAAAGTGATGTTCTTGGTGCCGTGGAGTAGTGATTGTATTATGGAGTTGGTACTTTATAGCTATGGCATTGCTTGCAGTTTAAAGACTCCTTCCTTATTTTTGGACTCATTCTTACTTCGTAAGATGGACACAGAACCCAATTCGGGCTTTTCATTTCAAACTTTCTTCAAAGCATTAACATCACTCTCATCCAATGACTCTGATATGTATTCTTGTGACTTTATCAGTATAAACTACAGACTCTAAAACTTAACTCTCTGGCTTTCAGGTGGACATCGTTGTAATATCCAGTTTAATTGGAAAATACGAACTAGAATTTGCATTGGAGTCGCACGAGGGCTTGCCTATCTTCATGGGGATGTGCGACCACATATTATTCATCGAGATATCAAAGCTAGCAATATTCTCCTTGACAAAGACTTGACTCCcaaaatttcagattttggCCTTGCGAAACTTATTCCGGACAATATGACTCATGTCAGTACACGTGTGGCAGGAACAATGTAAGTCCTAACTATCTGAATACATCCTCTTTTTAGCCATCCATCTAATTGCAAGAAATGTTCTTGCTTATATTCTTAAGTAAATGTGCTgtattaagagagagagagagagagagaggggggggggggggggggggtagtgACTTACTGACATGGATTGCAGTGCGGCGTGAACCAGTGCCCACTCCTGCATATTATGccagaaataatgaaaaaatatcagCCTACTTTTGACCTTTCATAAATGACTAAAGTgctgtttcttttttattcctTGGGAAAAAGTATTGTGTTTATTGGTCTAGAAGGGTAAAAAGATTGCAGATATTTCTATTGATTCTAATCTTGTATTGGCATTGATGAATGAGATTATTGATGGAATCTGTTCACGGAATGGTACCTTCTCTTTTGTTTGTAACTGGTATCATCATGGAGTACTGTCAATTTTACCATGTTTCTATCACTTCCGAAGAATTAT encodes:
- the LOC127792602 gene encoding cold-responsive protein kinase 1 isoform X1; the encoded protein is MKFQLQVAGATFKAHVLERIQNSWRAGSSTKQSTEFDEELSGVPNVNLYTYKELQIATSDFSMIHKIGEGGFGSVYKGRLKNGKIAAIKVLSAESRQGLREFLTEIKVISDIEHENLVKLYGCCAEGDHRILVYNYLENNSLAQTLLGGHRCNIQFNWKIRTRICIGVARGLAYLHGDVRPHIIHRDIKASNILLDKDLTPKISDFGLAKLIPDNMTHVSTRVAGTIGYLAPEYAIGGQLTRKADVYSFGVLLVEIVSGRCNTNTRLPIGEQYLLERTWVLYEKVELLGLVDASLNGDFDAEEACRFLKIGLLCTQDSPKLRPSMSNVVKMLTGESDINKIEITKPALISDFMDLKVNNAPKIRPNATTDTCASSSDNFEISTSLFGTSSIPTMTFTAIDDRSD
- the LOC127792602 gene encoding cold-responsive protein kinase 1 isoform X2, translated to MTCFSFLFGRRAGSSTKQSTEFDEELSGVPNVNLYTYKELQIATSDFSMIHKIGEGGFGSVYKGRLKNGKIAAIKVLSAESRQGLREFLTEIKVISDIEHENLVKLYGCCAEGDHRILVYNYLENNSLAQTLLGGHRCNIQFNWKIRTRICIGVARGLAYLHGDVRPHIIHRDIKASNILLDKDLTPKISDFGLAKLIPDNMTHVSTRVAGTIGYLAPEYAIGGQLTRKADVYSFGVLLVEIVSGRCNTNTRLPIGEQYLLERTWVLYEKVELLGLVDASLNGDFDAEEACRFLKIGLLCTQDSPKLRPSMSNVVKMLTGESDINKIEITKPALISDFMDLKVNNAPKIRPNATTDTCASSSDNFEISTSLFGTSSIPTMTFTAIDDRSD